From the Ictalurus furcatus strain D&B chromosome 19, Billie_1.0, whole genome shotgun sequence genome, one window contains:
- the LOC128623513 gene encoding uridylate-specific endoribonuclease C-like, translating to MARHPAVDQELSAILNELWKLDVNCVKPGKDYTINLQSEADYVACGKNHARDKANAPLFTYVNEDKLKSIATYASFISLLDNYEMSTGVAEKVTSEELEENNIFLNAILQTQVMKRAHGYLVNKGKASSDVAQFKKQLFDIWFKLYHRGRSGGENSCGFEHVFVGETKHGEKIMGLHNWVQFYLQEKLNCIDYKGYTASHKDRPDVNDRVISLQFSWKGLLKPLGSSFIGVSPEFEVALYTIIFLNRNEQVSNTVVNVDKYLLEVVVCRQGHAIGTSYPKLLDKTLGACSFSTDQSKKI from the exons TCCTGCTGTAGATCAGGAGCTTTCAGCGATCCTGAATGAGTTGTGGAAGCTGGATGTGAACTGTGTGAAGCCAGGAAAAGACTACACCATCAATCTGCAG AGCGAGGCTGATTATGTGGCATGTGGCAAAAACCATGCCAGAGACAAAGCCAATGCTCCTCTGTTCACATACGTCAATGAGGATAAACTTAAAAGCATTGCCACATATGCTA GTTTCATAAGCCTCTTGGACAACTATGAGATGTCCACAGGTGTGGCAGAGAAAGTGACTAGtgaggagctggaggagaaTAACATCTTCCTCAATGCCATCCTACAGACCCAGGTCATGAAG CGTGCACATGGGTATTTAGTCAATAAAGGGAAAGCCTCCTCTGACGTTGCTCAGTTTAAAAAGCAGCTCTTTGACATCTGGTTCAAACTCTATCACCGAGGCAGAAGTGGAGG tgaaAACTCGTGTGGATTTGAACATGTGTTTGTTGGTGAGACCAAGCACGGGGAAAAGATCATGGGCCTTCATAACTGGGTTCAGTTTTACCTTCAGGAGAAGCTGAACTGTATTGACTACAAGGGCTACACAGCAAGCCATAAAGACAGG CCGGATGTGAACGACCGTGTCATTAGTCTGCAGTTCAGCTGGAAAGGCCTGCTGAAGCCATTGGGCAGCTCCTTCATTGGCGTTAGCCCTGAGTTTGAGGTGGCACTCTACACCATCATCTTCCTCAACAGAAACGAGCAAGTATCCAACACGGTTGTGAATGTGGATAAGTACTTGCTGGAGGTCGTGGTGTGCCGACAGGGACATGCTATTGGAACGTCCTACCCCAAACTACTTGACAAAACACTGGGGGCCTGTAGTTTCTCTACTGACCAGTCTAAGAAGATTTAG